One genomic segment of Tripterygium wilfordii isolate XIE 37 chromosome 9, ASM1340144v1, whole genome shotgun sequence includes these proteins:
- the LOC120006562 gene encoding helicase-like transcription factor CHR28 isoform X5 → MMTTTMENGGPSNLAGSGNEEGDEYDGGDFMEIDLETIMQVLNEDTNPSTPEDLSFNNLSKSGSTPDVSQYENSLPQIDNIDINISDAGTGFQFSHAVGAVPSKYAAQSPVMWDFDGNFRCYDASAENSLGTLGGPETESDKPNEIPFTDADMSPHTMTSADSTLCHRSDFASEFNDHHLSMQYYMNTDDLALSDYTQHCLLHSSSLQAFPSTERSVTKTKEESGEFPTESAYSTSKIWSAPEGSTSTSVSEISKVDYWAVNSQNFKSEDSNYVSPFCQNSSFDTDGRLIDDNVCVMTRPVFGVKNEKYDEIVASSSTMCHSVPMIDETIGKNISYGIKDLKQPFPGTSPFISSQELMACPKFEKEDMIVQSSRGLVGEIAVTSPIGGAGFDLNAMEQYFPCPQPFTSDDWSSGCIKNDTKGKLIQPKCLNPHLSKVSPESIQSNSSDNKSQVDNDPDICILEDISQPAKTIFSQVLVKTATTLPPSTYGDSPNYNGDMSTRLKTNDERLVFRVALQYLSQPKCEASPPDGVLAVPLLRHQRIALSWMVQKETSSLHCSGGILADDQGLGKTISTIALILKERPPSCKPQSVAIKKEELETLNLDDDDEVRELDGMKPNAYHSKVLSSYTEMNKLNCLGQAKGRPTAGTLVVCPTSVLRQWAEELHNKVTGEAKLSVLVYYGSNRTKDPYELAKYDVVLTTYSIVSMEVPKQPLVDGDDDEKRKAEGNGVTLMGFSSGKKRKYPPGAGKKCSKHKKGLDSSLLESVVRPLAKVGWFRVVLDEAQSIKNHRTQVARACWGLRAKRRWCLSGTPIQNSIDDLYSYFRFLRYEPYAVYKSFLSTLKIPISKNPAKGYRKLQAVLKTVMLRRTKGTLLDGEPIINLPPRLVELKKVDFTLEERDFYSRLESDSRAQFKEYADAGTVKQNYVNILLMLLRLRQACDHPFLVRGVDSSSMWTSSIEIAKKLPRDKQIYLLSCLEASLAICHICNDPPEDSVVSVCGHVFCNQCICEHLTGEDNHCPAINCKVQLRVASVFSKTILNSCISNQPGQDQSSDGSGPEPVDALECSERSPYDSSKIKAALEILQSLAKPIDKASTKDFLQSSSNKDTDCPENTYDTGVTPNPSPDNSVRAVGGKAIVFSQWTRMLDLLETCLSNSSIQYRRLDGTMSVVARDKAVKDFNTLPEVTVMIMSLKAASLGLNMVAACNVVLLDLWWNPTTEDQAIDRAHRIGQTRPVKVLRLTVKDTVEDRILALQQKKREMVASAFGEDETGSRQTRLTEEDLQYLFMG, encoded by the exons atgatgacgacgacgaTGGAGAACGGTGGCCCTTCGAATTTGGCGGGTAGCGGTAACGAAGAGGGGGATGAGTACGACGGGGGAGATTTTATGGAGATAGATCTCGAAACCATTATGCAAGTCCTTAACGAGGATACTAATCCG AGTACTCCAGAagatttatcatttaataattTGTCGAAATCTGGGTCAACTCCTGATGTCAGCCAGTATGAGAACTCTCTGCCGCAAATAG ATAATATTGATATTAACATCTCAGATGCTGGAACTGGGTTTCAATTCAGTCATGCAGTTGGGGCAGTTCCTTCCAAAT ATGCTGCACAGAGCCCCGTGATGTGGGATTTTGATGGAAATTTCAGATGCTATGATGCATCTGCTGAAAACAGCTTGGGAACACTGGGAGGACCAGAAACAGAAAGTGATAAACCTAATGAGATACCTTTCACGGATGCTGATATGTCTCCTCATACCATGACTTCTGCTGACTCTACTCTGTGCCATAGGTCTGATTTTGCCAGTGAGTTCAATGATCATCATTTGAGCATGCAGTACTACATGAATACAGATGATTTGGCCTTGTCTGATTACACTCAGCATTGTTTGCTTCATAGTTCCAGTTTGCAAGCTTTTCCTAGTACAGAAAGAAGTGTGACCAAAACAAAGGAGGAATCGGGAGAGTTTCCAACAGAAAGTGcatactcaactagcaagatatgGAGTGCTCCAGAAGGAAGTACTAGTACTTCCGTATCAGAGATATCAAAGGTGGACTACTGGGCTGTGAACAGCCAGAATTTCAAATCTGAAGATAGCAATTATGTTTCTCCATTCTGTCAAAATTCTTCATTTGACACGGATGGTAGATTAATTGATGACAATGTATGCGTGATGACAAGGCCAGTTTTTGGTGTAAAGAATGAAAAGTATGATGAAATTGTAGCGTCCAGTAGCACAATGTGCCACTCTGTTCCAATGATTGATGAAACTATTGGTAAAAATATTTCTTATGGCATTAAGGACTTGAAGCAGCCATTCCCTGGTACTTCGCCTTTTATTTCGAGTCAGGAACTCATGGCTTGCCCAAAGTTTGAGAAAGAAGACATGATTGTCCAATCAAGCAGAGGGCTTGTGGGTGAAATTGCTGTTACATCTCCCATTGGTGGTGCAGGCTTTGATTTAAATGCCATGGAGCAATATTTTCCCTGTCCTCAGCCATTCACTTCAGATGACTGGTCGTCCGGTTGCATTAAGAATGACACAAAGGGTAAATTGATTCAACCCAAGTGTTTGAATCCTCACCTTTCAAAGGTCAGCCCTGAATCAATTCAGAGTAATTCTTCAGATAACAAGTCTCAAGTTGATAATGATCCCGATATATGTATTCTTGAAGATATCAGCCAACCTGCCAAAACTATTTTTTCTCAAGTACTTGTTAAAACTGCTACTACTTTGCCACCTTCTACTTATGGTGATTCGCCTAACTACAACGGAGATATGAGCACAAGACTTAAGACAAACGATGAGAGATTAGTTTTTCGAGTTGCATTGCAG TATCTTTCTCAGCCAAAATGTGAAGCTAGTCCACCAGATGGTGTTTTGGCAGTACCTCTTCTGAGGCATCAG CGAATCGCCTTGTCATGGATGGTTCAAAAGGAGACATCGAGCCTGCATTGTTCTGGAGGAATTCTCGCGGATGATCAG GGATTGGGAAAGACAATATCAACAATTGCACTCATACTCAAGGAGAGACCTCCATCTTGTAAGCCACAGTCAGTTGCTATTAAAAAAGAAGAGTTAGAAACCCTAaatttggatgatgatgatgaggttcGTGAGCTTGATGGAATGAAGCCAAATGCTTATCATTCTAAAGTTCTGTCAAGTTACACTGAAATGAATAAATTGAATTGTCTGGGGCAAGCAAAGGGAAGGCCAACTGCTGGAACCCTTGTTGTCTGTCCCACAAGTGTCCTTCGGCAATGGGCTGAGGAGTTGCATAATAAGGTGACTGGTGAAGCTAAGCTATCTGTTTTGGTATACTATGGAAGCAATAGGACAAAGGATCCTTATGAGCTGGCAAAGTACGATGTTGTCCTCACAACATATTCGATTGTAAGCATGGAAGTACCTAAGCAACCTCTCGTTGATGGAGATGATGATGAAAAGAGAAAGGCTGAAGGGAATGGTGTTACACTCATGGGGTTTTCATCCGGTAAGAAAAGGAAGTACCCCCCTGGTGCTGGTAAAAAATGTTCTAAACACAAAAAGGGGCTGGACAGTTCACTGCTTGAGTCTGTTGTTCGCCCTCTTGCAAAGGTGGGATGGTTTAGGGTTGTCCTAGATGAGGCACAAAGTATTAAGAATCACAGAACTCAAGTAGCACGGGCCTGTTGGGGTCTTCGTGCTAAACGAAGGTGGTGCTTATCAGGGACTCCAATCCAAAATTCTATTGATGATCTTTACAGCTATTTTAGATTCTTAAGATACGAGCCTTATGCTGTCTACAAGTCATTCTTGTCTACATTAAAGATTCCAATTAGTAAGAATCCAGCAAAAGGGTACAGAAAGTTGCAAGCTGTTTTGAAGACAGTAATGCTACGTCGTACAAAAG GCACACTTCTTGACGGGGAACCAATTATCAACTTACCTCCCAGATTGGTAGAACTTAAAAAAGTGGATTTTACGTTGGAGGAACGTGATTTTTACTCCAGATTAGAGAGTGACTCACGTGCACAGTTTAAA GAATATGCCGATGCTGGAACTGTCAAACAAAATTATGTAAACATTTTGTTGATGCTCTTGCGCCTTCGTCAAGCTTGTGATCATCCTTTTCTTGTTAGGGGGGTGGATTCAAGTTCTATGTGGACATCCTCCATTGAGATAGCAAAGAAGCTTCCTCGAGATAAACAAATTTATCTTCTGAGTTGTTTAGAAGCTTCCTTAGCAATTTGTCACATCTGTAAC GATCCACCTGAAGATTCTGTTGTCTCAGTCTGTGGTCACGTTTTTTGTAACCAATGCATCTGTGAACATCTTACTGGTGAAGACAACCATTGCCCAGCCATTAACTGCAAAGTTCAGCTCCGTGTGGCTTCGGTGTTCTCCAAAACGATATTAAACAGTTGCATCTCCAACCAGCCCGGTCAAGATCAGTCTTCTGATGGTTCAGGCCCCGAGCCTGTGGATGCTCTCGAGTGTTCTGAACGGTCCCCATATGATTCTTCAAAAATCAAGGCTGCTCTTGAGATCCTACAATCACTGGCTAAACCTATAGATAAGGCATCAACTAAAGATTTCTTACAGAGCTCTTCCAATAAAGATACTGATTGTCCTGAAAACACATACGATACTGGCGTTACACCTAATCCTAGCCCTGATAATTCAGTTAGGGCAGTGGGAGGGAAAGCCATAGTATTTTCTCAGTGGACAAGAATGCTAGATTTGCTTGAAACTTGTCTTAGCAATTCCTCCATTCAATATAGAAGACTAGATGGAACAATGTCTGTTGTGGCTAGAGATAAGGCTGTGAAGGATTTTAACACTCTCCCTGAG GTTACTGTTATGATTATGTCTTTGAAAGCTGCTAGTCTTGGATTGAACATGGTTGCTGCTTGTAATGTTGTTCTGCTGGACCTGTGGTGGAACCCTACTACTGAAGATCAGGCAATTGATCGAGCACATCGTATTGGACAGACACGTCCTGTTAAAGTTTTGCGGTTAACTGTGAAAGATACAGTTGAAGATCGTATTTTAGCTCTTCAG caaaagaagagagagatggttGCATCAGCATTTGGAGAGGATGAAACTGGCAGTCGCCAGACTCGCCTCACCGAAGAGGACTTGCAATACCTCTTTATGGGCTGA
- the LOC120006562 gene encoding helicase-like transcription factor CHR28 isoform X2, whose protein sequence is MMTTTMENGGPSNLAGSGNEEGDEYDGGDFMEIDLETIMQVLNEDTNPSTPEDLSFNNLSKSGSTPDVSQYENSLPQIGYQVLDCTLPLGADSKDYATLNLPYNSESLDARSAGLGGSLDSLEDAGVVFDHQMLESSAPRGSPVHTYHVEGNYLAFTGNHETEMFRVSQFEVPSCSAASNFSIGDAKHVSAHADNIDINISDAGTGFQFSHAVGAVPSKYAAQSPVMWDFDGNFRCYDASAENSLGTLGGPETESDKPNEIPFTDADMSPHTMTSADSTLCHRSDFASEFNDHHLSMQYYMNTDDLALSDYTQHCLLHSSSLQAFPSTERSVTKTKEESGEFPTESAYSTSKIWSAPEGSTSTSVSEISKVDYWAVNSQNFKSEDSNYVSPFCQNSSFDTDGRLIDDNVCVMTRPVFGVKNEKYDEIVASSSTMCHSVPMIDETIGKNISYGIKDLKQPFPGTSPFISSQELMACPKFEKEDMIVQSSRGLVGEIAVTSPIGGAGFDLNAMEQYFPCPQPFTSDDWSSGCIKNDTKGKLIQPKCLNPHLSKVSPESIQSNSSDNKSQVDNDPDICILEDISQPAKTIFSQVLVKTATTLPPSTYGDSPNYNGDMSTRLKTNDERLVFRVALQYLSQPKCEASPPDGVLAVPLLRHQRIALSWMVQKETSSLHCSGGILADDQGLGKTISTIALILKERPPSCKPQSVAIKKEELETLNLDDDDEVRELDGMKPNAYHSKVLSSYTEMNKLNCLGQAKGRPTAGTLVVCPTSVLRQWAEELHNKVTGEAKLSVLVYYGSNRTKDPYELAKYDVVLTTYSIVSMEVPKQPLVDGDDDEKRKAEGNGVTLMGFSSGKKRKYPPGAGKKCSKHKKGLDSSLLESVVRPLAKVGWFRVVLDEAQSIKNHRTQVARACWGLRAKRRWCLSGTPIQNSIDDLYSYFRFLRYEPYAVYKSFLSTLKIPISKNPAKGYRKLQAVLKTVMLRRTKGTLLDGEPIINLPPRLVELKKVDFTLEERDFYSRLESDSRAQFKEYADAGTVKQNYVNILLMLLRLRQACDHPFLVRGVDSSSMWTSSIEIAKKLPRDKQIYLLSCLEASLAICHICNDPPEDSVVSVCGHVFCNQCICEHLTGEDNHCPAINCKVQLRVASVFSKTILNSCISNQPGQDQSSDGSGPEPVDALECSERSPYDSSKIKAALEILQSLAKPIDKASTKDFLQSSSNKDTDCPENTYDTGVTPNPSPDNSVRAVGGKAIVFSQWTRMLDLLETCLSNSSIQYRRLDGTMSVVARDKAVKDFNTLPEVTVMIMSLKAASLGLNMVAACNVVLLDLWWNPTTEDQAIDRAHRIGQTRPVKVLRLTVKDTVEDRILALQQKKREMVASAFGEDETGSRQTRLTEEDLQYLFMG, encoded by the exons atgatgacgacgacgaTGGAGAACGGTGGCCCTTCGAATTTGGCGGGTAGCGGTAACGAAGAGGGGGATGAGTACGACGGGGGAGATTTTATGGAGATAGATCTCGAAACCATTATGCAAGTCCTTAACGAGGATACTAATCCG AGTACTCCAGAagatttatcatttaataattTGTCGAAATCTGGGTCAACTCCTGATGTCAGCCAGTATGAGAACTCTCTGCCGCAAATAG GATATCAAGTCTTAGATTGTACACTACCATTAGGGGCTGACTCAAAAGATTATGCTACATTGAACCTTCCATATAATTCAGAGTCACTTGATGCTAGGAGTGCTGGTTTAGGTGGTTCATTAGATTCTTTAGAAGATGCCGGTGTCGTCTTTGATCATCAGATGTTGGAATCCTCAGCCCCGAGGGGCTCTCCTGTGCATACCTACCATGTTGAAGGAAATTATTTAGCTTTTACAGGGAATCATGAGACAGAAATGTTTAGAGTATCTCAATTTGAGGTACCCAGTTGCAGTGCGGCCTCTAATTTTTCCATTGGAGATGCTAAACATGTTTCAGCTCATGCAGATAATATTGATATTAACATCTCAGATGCTGGAACTGGGTTTCAATTCAGTCATGCAGTTGGGGCAGTTCCTTCCAAAT ATGCTGCACAGAGCCCCGTGATGTGGGATTTTGATGGAAATTTCAGATGCTATGATGCATCTGCTGAAAACAGCTTGGGAACACTGGGAGGACCAGAAACAGAAAGTGATAAACCTAATGAGATACCTTTCACGGATGCTGATATGTCTCCTCATACCATGACTTCTGCTGACTCTACTCTGTGCCATAGGTCTGATTTTGCCAGTGAGTTCAATGATCATCATTTGAGCATGCAGTACTACATGAATACAGATGATTTGGCCTTGTCTGATTACACTCAGCATTGTTTGCTTCATAGTTCCAGTTTGCAAGCTTTTCCTAGTACAGAAAGAAGTGTGACCAAAACAAAGGAGGAATCGGGAGAGTTTCCAACAGAAAGTGcatactcaactagcaagatatgGAGTGCTCCAGAAGGAAGTACTAGTACTTCCGTATCAGAGATATCAAAGGTGGACTACTGGGCTGTGAACAGCCAGAATTTCAAATCTGAAGATAGCAATTATGTTTCTCCATTCTGTCAAAATTCTTCATTTGACACGGATGGTAGATTAATTGATGACAATGTATGCGTGATGACAAGGCCAGTTTTTGGTGTAAAGAATGAAAAGTATGATGAAATTGTAGCGTCCAGTAGCACAATGTGCCACTCTGTTCCAATGATTGATGAAACTATTGGTAAAAATATTTCTTATGGCATTAAGGACTTGAAGCAGCCATTCCCTGGTACTTCGCCTTTTATTTCGAGTCAGGAACTCATGGCTTGCCCAAAGTTTGAGAAAGAAGACATGATTGTCCAATCAAGCAGAGGGCTTGTGGGTGAAATTGCTGTTACATCTCCCATTGGTGGTGCAGGCTTTGATTTAAATGCCATGGAGCAATATTTTCCCTGTCCTCAGCCATTCACTTCAGATGACTGGTCGTCCGGTTGCATTAAGAATGACACAAAGGGTAAATTGATTCAACCCAAGTGTTTGAATCCTCACCTTTCAAAGGTCAGCCCTGAATCAATTCAGAGTAATTCTTCAGATAACAAGTCTCAAGTTGATAATGATCCCGATATATGTATTCTTGAAGATATCAGCCAACCTGCCAAAACTATTTTTTCTCAAGTACTTGTTAAAACTGCTACTACTTTGCCACCTTCTACTTATGGTGATTCGCCTAACTACAACGGAGATATGAGCACAAGACTTAAGACAAACGATGAGAGATTAGTTTTTCGAGTTGCATTGCAG TATCTTTCTCAGCCAAAATGTGAAGCTAGTCCACCAGATGGTGTTTTGGCAGTACCTCTTCTGAGGCATCAG CGAATCGCCTTGTCATGGATGGTTCAAAAGGAGACATCGAGCCTGCATTGTTCTGGAGGAATTCTCGCGGATGATCAG GGATTGGGAAAGACAATATCAACAATTGCACTCATACTCAAGGAGAGACCTCCATCTTGTAAGCCACAGTCAGTTGCTATTAAAAAAGAAGAGTTAGAAACCCTAaatttggatgatgatgatgaggttcGTGAGCTTGATGGAATGAAGCCAAATGCTTATCATTCTAAAGTTCTGTCAAGTTACACTGAAATGAATAAATTGAATTGTCTGGGGCAAGCAAAGGGAAGGCCAACTGCTGGAACCCTTGTTGTCTGTCCCACAAGTGTCCTTCGGCAATGGGCTGAGGAGTTGCATAATAAGGTGACTGGTGAAGCTAAGCTATCTGTTTTGGTATACTATGGAAGCAATAGGACAAAGGATCCTTATGAGCTGGCAAAGTACGATGTTGTCCTCACAACATATTCGATTGTAAGCATGGAAGTACCTAAGCAACCTCTCGTTGATGGAGATGATGATGAAAAGAGAAAGGCTGAAGGGAATGGTGTTACACTCATGGGGTTTTCATCCGGTAAGAAAAGGAAGTACCCCCCTGGTGCTGGTAAAAAATGTTCTAAACACAAAAAGGGGCTGGACAGTTCACTGCTTGAGTCTGTTGTTCGCCCTCTTGCAAAGGTGGGATGGTTTAGGGTTGTCCTAGATGAGGCACAAAGTATTAAGAATCACAGAACTCAAGTAGCACGGGCCTGTTGGGGTCTTCGTGCTAAACGAAGGTGGTGCTTATCAGGGACTCCAATCCAAAATTCTATTGATGATCTTTACAGCTATTTTAGATTCTTAAGATACGAGCCTTATGCTGTCTACAAGTCATTCTTGTCTACATTAAAGATTCCAATTAGTAAGAATCCAGCAAAAGGGTACAGAAAGTTGCAAGCTGTTTTGAAGACAGTAATGCTACGTCGTACAAAAG GCACACTTCTTGACGGGGAACCAATTATCAACTTACCTCCCAGATTGGTAGAACTTAAAAAAGTGGATTTTACGTTGGAGGAACGTGATTTTTACTCCAGATTAGAGAGTGACTCACGTGCACAGTTTAAA GAATATGCCGATGCTGGAACTGTCAAACAAAATTATGTAAACATTTTGTTGATGCTCTTGCGCCTTCGTCAAGCTTGTGATCATCCTTTTCTTGTTAGGGGGGTGGATTCAAGTTCTATGTGGACATCCTCCATTGAGATAGCAAAGAAGCTTCCTCGAGATAAACAAATTTATCTTCTGAGTTGTTTAGAAGCTTCCTTAGCAATTTGTCACATCTGTAAC GATCCACCTGAAGATTCTGTTGTCTCAGTCTGTGGTCACGTTTTTTGTAACCAATGCATCTGTGAACATCTTACTGGTGAAGACAACCATTGCCCAGCCATTAACTGCAAAGTTCAGCTCCGTGTGGCTTCGGTGTTCTCCAAAACGATATTAAACAGTTGCATCTCCAACCAGCCCGGTCAAGATCAGTCTTCTGATGGTTCAGGCCCCGAGCCTGTGGATGCTCTCGAGTGTTCTGAACGGTCCCCATATGATTCTTCAAAAATCAAGGCTGCTCTTGAGATCCTACAATCACTGGCTAAACCTATAGATAAGGCATCAACTAAAGATTTCTTACAGAGCTCTTCCAATAAAGATACTGATTGTCCTGAAAACACATACGATACTGGCGTTACACCTAATCCTAGCCCTGATAATTCAGTTAGGGCAGTGGGAGGGAAAGCCATAGTATTTTCTCAGTGGACAAGAATGCTAGATTTGCTTGAAACTTGTCTTAGCAATTCCTCCATTCAATATAGAAGACTAGATGGAACAATGTCTGTTGTGGCTAGAGATAAGGCTGTGAAGGATTTTAACACTCTCCCTGAG GTTACTGTTATGATTATGTCTTTGAAAGCTGCTAGTCTTGGATTGAACATGGTTGCTGCTTGTAATGTTGTTCTGCTGGACCTGTGGTGGAACCCTACTACTGAAGATCAGGCAATTGATCGAGCACATCGTATTGGACAGACACGTCCTGTTAAAGTTTTGCGGTTAACTGTGAAAGATACAGTTGAAGATCGTATTTTAGCTCTTCAG caaaagaagagagagatggttGCATCAGCATTTGGAGAGGATGAAACTGGCAGTCGCCAGACTCGCCTCACCGAAGAGGACTTGCAATACCTCTTTATGGGCTGA